The Desulfonatronum lacustre DSM 10312 region TCGAAAAACGCGCATCACCCACCGTCCCGGCATGCTTCTTGTGAACGCGCATCCTTCGGCGACGCGAGTTCCACCACCATGTCCGCGAACTCCCGAACTCTGGAATCATGGGAAGCGACAATCACGGTCCGTTTGCCCGAAAGTCCGCCCAAAAATCCGCCTGAAAGTCCACCTGAAAGTCCACCGGACACTTTGCCCAGTGCGTCCAGCACCATCCCGGCGCCCTGGTCGTCCAGGTGCGCCGTGGGCTCATCCAGAAGCAGCAACGGCGCGGGTTTGGCCAGAGTTCTGGCCAAAACCCGGGTCAGGGCCAAGCGCTGGCGCTGCCCACCGGACAACCCGGCCCCGCCTTCGCCCACCCGGGTTTGCCAGCCCTGGGCCATGGCGGTCAGGTCGCGATCAAGGCCGGTCAGCGCGGCGATCTCGTTCAGGGCCTCCCAGTCCAGCGTGTCCGCCATTCCAGGCTGCCCAGTCGGTTCGAAAGAACCGCCCAGCAGGACGTTCTCCCACAGCGAGGCCGGTGCGATATACGGATTCTGAGGCATCCAGGCCACATGCCGCAGCCAGTGTTCCAGGTCCACGTCCGCCAGATCCGTCCCGTTGGCCAGGATGCGTCCGCCCTCCGGGCGGGCCGTGCCCAGAAGCAACCGCAACAGGGACGTCTTGCCCACGCCGCTGGGCCCGATCAGGGCCACACGGCTTCCGGGCGCAACGCGCAGGGAAAAGCCGCGCAACACCGGTCGGTCCGGTGCATGGCTGAAATCCAGATTCTGAATGTCCAGGTCCACGGAGGACCATACCGGGCAGCGCTCAGATTGGCGGCCAGACACCTGAGGCTGCTCGGCCAGCAGGGCCGTCAACCCCTCGGAAGCGGCCATGGCCGAAAGCCGGGAATGATAATGAACGCCCAGGGTGCGCAGAGGGAGATAGAATTCCGGGGCCAGCAAGAGGATGAAGAACCCGGCCTGGAAAGGCATGGTCCCGGAGAGCAGCTTGAAGCCGATGATCACGGCCACCACGGCCAGACTGACCGTGGAGAAGAACTCCAGGACCAGGGCGGAGAGAAAGGCGATCCGCAGCACGGACAACGTCGATTCCCGGTAATCGTCGGTGATCTCGGCGATGATCCGGGCTTCCCGACGGGTCGCGTTGAACAGCCGCAGCGTGGTCAGGCCTTGCAGGCTGTCCAGAAACCGGGCGCTCAGCAGCGCCAGCCGCCGCCACTGGCGCTGGTTCAGCTTCTCGGCCCGGGAACCGATCAGGAACATGAACAGGGGGATGAACGGCGCGGTGAACAGCAGGATCAGCCCGCTGATCAGGTCCATTGGAAAGACGAAGGCCAGGACGGCCAGGGGAAGCAAAGCAGCCAAAGCGGCCTGCGGCAGATACCGGGCGAAATAGGCCTCCAGCCCTTCGATCCCGTCCACCACGTGATGGGCCAGATCGCCGCTGGAGCGCCCGCGCAGCCGTTCCGGACCCAAAGCCGCCAAGTGGTCCATGACCCGCATCCGGAGCCGGCTCTTGACCCGCATCGCGGCCCGAACCCCGAACTGCTCCCCGCCCCAGACCAGCCCGGCCCGGATCAGCATCAGTATCGGCAGGGCCACCAGCGCTCCGAAGACGTCCTCCAGCCCGGCCGCCTCAAACAGGACCTGATGCACCACCCAGGCCAGCAACCCGGCCTGAACGATCAACAAAACCCCGGCCGCCGCCGCCAAGCCGATCCCCGCCAGCAACAGCCCGCGCACCGAACGTGCATTCGCGCGCAACCAGTCCTTCGGAGCCGGATGGTCGGCCCTTGTGTCTGTTTTGGAAGCGATCACGAGGGGTCAAACGGTCAAACGGAAAGGTTCGATGAAGGATGGACTGGCTGAAGATCGAGGGCGACTTCTCTCAGGACTTCATGCAAGTCAGCCCCTTTGGAAGGCAAGACATCAATTACCCCATCACGAGCAACGTGCTTGTGGTGAGGAAAAGTGGCGACGTCAGGCCAATGTTTCGCGTTGTCCCAGCGGATGATCAAGGCATCACCCTGTGTCTGCCAATGGTAGGCATATTTGAGCATGGCCCCATTGACCACCACCTGACGAATAAAGAGCAAACTGCCGTCTATAAAAACTATCCTCGCCTTCAATCGAAGGTTTGCGCCTTCCCTGTCGAAATGCGTTACTGTCCAGGATGCGACAATCTCCTTGTGCTGTTCGACGATGTCAGCCAACATGACGAATTTCTTCCAACTTGTCTTTCCACCAGGACAGGGCGGTGTGAGCGAATTCCCAATCCATCAAGTCGTCATCCATCTGAAAGTCTTCTTCGTTCAGCATCG contains the following coding sequences:
- the cydD gene encoding thiol reductant ABC exporter subunit CydD, producing the protein MRANARSVRGLLLAGIGLAAAAGVLLIVQAGLLAWVVHQVLFEAAGLEDVFGALVALPILMLIRAGLVWGGEQFGVRAAMRVKSRLRMRVMDHLAALGPERLRGRSSGDLAHHVVDGIEGLEAYFARYLPQAALAALLPLAVLAFVFPMDLISGLILLFTAPFIPLFMFLIGSRAEKLNQRQWRRLALLSARFLDSLQGLTTLRLFNATRREARIIAEITDDYRESTLSVLRIAFLSALVLEFFSTVSLAVVAVIIGFKLLSGTMPFQAGFFILLLAPEFYLPLRTLGVHYHSRLSAMAASEGLTALLAEQPQVSGRQSERCPVWSSVDLDIQNLDFSHAPDRPVLRGFSLRVAPGSRVALIGPSGVGKTSLLRLLLGTARPEGGRILANGTDLADVDLEHWLRHVAWMPQNPYIAPASLWENVLLGGSFEPTGQPGMADTLDWEALNEIAALTGLDRDLTAMAQGWQTRVGEGGAGLSGGQRQRLALTRVLARTLAKPAPLLLLDEPTAHLDDQGAGMVLDALGKVSGGLSGGLSGGFLGGLSGKRTVIVASHDSRVREFADMVVELASPKDARSQEACRDGG
- a CDS encoding toxin-antitoxin system TumE family protein, coding for MLADIVEQHKEIVASWTVTHFDREGANLRLKARIVFIDGSLLFIRQVVVNGAMLKYAYHWQTQGDALIIRWDNAKHWPDVATFPHHKHVARDGVIDVLPSKGADLHEVLREVALDLQPVHPSSNLSV